A portion of the Streptomyces sp. YPW6 genome contains these proteins:
- a CDS encoding NAD(P)/FAD-dependent oxidoreductase, translating to MPNSPSSAASHDAVALTDRTEVRPVYVIGGGPGGLAAAAALRARGVRAVVLEKSDRVGASWRGHYDRLHLHTTRRWSALPGLRMPRKFGRWVGRDDVVRYLEKYAEHHELEVVTGVEVTRVDPAPDGSGDWWLTATGGRILRGRAVVVATGFNHTPRIPDWPGRDTFTGELLHAAAYRNPAPYAGKDILVVGIGNTGAEIAADLAEGGASAVRIAVRTAPHIVRRSTAGWPAQATGILVRRLPVRLVDRAGAVMSRIAVPDLTDRGLPRPATGLYSRVREGAIPVQDVGLVDAVKSGRVTPVPTVASFDKDTVVLADGTRITPHAVIAATGYHRALEPLLGHLDVLDGRGRPVAHGGRSPKGAPGLYFTGFTNPISGMLREMALDAEKIAKRVARSPR from the coding sequence ATGCCGAACAGTCCGTCCTCCGCAGCCAGTCACGACGCCGTCGCCCTCACCGACCGTACGGAGGTCCGCCCCGTCTACGTCATCGGCGGCGGCCCCGGCGGTCTCGCCGCCGCGGCCGCGCTGCGCGCCCGGGGCGTACGGGCGGTGGTCCTGGAGAAGTCGGACCGCGTCGGGGCGTCCTGGCGGGGCCACTACGACCGGCTGCACCTGCACACCACCCGCCGCTGGTCGGCGCTGCCGGGGCTGAGGATGCCGCGGAAGTTCGGGCGCTGGGTGGGCCGGGACGACGTGGTGCGGTACCTGGAGAAGTACGCCGAACACCATGAGCTGGAGGTGGTGACGGGCGTCGAGGTGACCCGGGTCGACCCGGCGCCCGACGGCTCCGGCGACTGGTGGCTCACCGCGACGGGCGGGCGGATCCTGCGGGGCCGCGCGGTCGTCGTCGCGACCGGCTTCAACCACACCCCCCGCATACCGGACTGGCCGGGACGCGACACGTTCACGGGCGAGCTGCTGCACGCGGCGGCGTACCGGAACCCGGCCCCGTACGCCGGCAAGGACATCCTGGTCGTCGGCATCGGCAACACCGGCGCGGAGATCGCGGCGGATCTCGCCGAGGGCGGCGCGTCCGCGGTGCGCATCGCGGTCCGGACGGCCCCGCACATCGTCCGCCGCTCCACCGCAGGCTGGCCGGCCCAGGCCACGGGCATCCTGGTCCGCCGGCTGCCGGTGCGGCTCGTCGACCGCGCCGGGGCCGTGATGTCCCGGATCGCCGTGCCCGACCTGACCGACCGGGGCCTCCCCCGCCCCGCCACCGGGCTCTACTCCCGGGTCCGTGAGGGAGCGATCCCGGTGCAGGACGTCGGGCTCGTCGACGCGGTGAAGAGCGGCCGGGTCACCCCCGTGCCGACGGTCGCCTCCTTCGACAAGGACACGGTGGTCCTGGCCGACGGCACCCGGATCACCCCGCACGCGGTCATCGCCGCCACCGGCTACCACCGCGCGCTGGAACCGCTGCTCGGACACCTGGACGTCCTGGACGGGCGGGGCCGGCCGGTGGCCCACGGCGGCCGGTCCCCGAAGGGAGCCCCCGGGCTCTACTTCACCGGCTTCACCAACCCGATCAGCGGGATGCTCCGCGAAATGGCCCTGGACGCCGAGAAGATCGCCAAGAGGGTGGCCCGGTCGCCGCGTTGA